A window of bacterium genomic DNA:
AATATTTTTTTTCATATAGACAGTCGGCTGTATGTATTCAAATTTATACTGTTTCTGATTAAGGCTTTCCGAATGACCAATAAATAAAAGACCTCCGCCCGGAAGAACATTATAAAATTTCTTTATTAAGTTTTCTTGCGTTTTAAAATCAAAATAAATCATTACATTACGGCAAAAAATAATATCAAAACTATTTTGGAAAGGGAAAATATCCATCAAATTAAATGTTCTGAATGTTATTAAATTTTTTAGTTCTTGTATAACTTCATATTCAGATCCTACTTTGTTGAAATACTTACCAAGGAAATAAGGATTTATCATATCTTCGGCATCAAGTGTATAAACAGCCTTTTGAGCTTTTTCTATTACCCCAGCACTCACATCTGTTGCCAGAATTTTTATATTTATTCCGGCAGGTAAGTATTCTTTCAAAACTATTGCAAGTGTATAAGCTTCTTTTCCGTTTGAACAGGCCGAAGACCATACCCTTATTTCGTTGTTTCGTAATATTCTCGGGTTATGTTTAAAAATCGAATCTAATTTGTTTCTTATGAACTCAAAATGATTATCTTCCCTAAAAAAATTTGTTTTATGAATTGTTATTTCATCAACAAATTTTGACCAATGTCCATTTTTGTTATTACTTAACAAAAAATCATGATATTCGTCAAAACATTCTATATTAACAGCCCTCATAAGCTTGCTGACTTTAGACTGAATCATTTCTCTTTTAGCTTCACTTATATAAATTCCCAGTTTTTCATATATAAGTTTAGTGAATTTATCAAATTGATTATTATTTAGCTTATCCAAAGTTTAATTCCTTATATATGAACAGTAATTTTGAATTTATTTCTATATCTGATAAAAAAAGTGCAGGGCTAATACTAGCCCTGCTTTAATGCTTCTGTTCTAAAACCCTTGTGTATCATCCTCAAGAGGTATAACATCTTCAGGTCTTACTGTTTTTGAATTTTTACCTGATGACCTTGATGATATTTTATTGATTACAGGTGTTCTTCTATTTATATTTGGAATATTTCTTTGATTTTGAGCGTTGTTTGACAATGCAACATAGGTTTGTTCTTGGATGG
This region includes:
- a CDS encoding CheR family methyltransferase, giving the protein MDKLNNNQFDKFTKLIYEKLGIYISEAKREMIQSKVSKLMRAVNIECFDEYHDFLLSNNKNGHWSKFVDEITIHKTNFFREDNHFEFIRNKLDSIFKHNPRILRNNEIRVWSSACSNGKEAYTLAIVLKEYLPAGINIKILATDVSAGVIEKAQKAVYTLDAEDMINPYFLGKYFNKVGSEYEVIQELKNLITFRTFNLMDIFPFQNSFDIIFCRNVMIYFDFKTQENLIKKFYNVLPGGGLLFIGHSESLNQKQYKFEYIQPTVYMKKNI